Proteins encoded within one genomic window of Leptolyngbya sp. SIO1E4:
- a CDS encoding SDR family oxidoreductase translates to MSKPHSSNPLNDIEVAIIGMSCRFPGAENIEVFWRNLRNGVESISFFEDSELLAAGVAPGLIKDPHYVKAHSVLTGIDRFDAAFFDLSASEAEMTDPQQRLFLEHAWEVVEKAGYNSETYEGSIGVYAGVGMNTYLPNNIYPTLASEAAIIGYQLMLGNDKDFLSTRISYKLDLKGPSLTVQTACSTSLVAVHLACQSLLNGECDIALAGGVSIHLPQKAGYLYQEGMIMSPDGHCRAFDAQSQGTIGGNGLGIVVLKRLEDALADGDHIEAVIKGSAINNDGALKVGYTAPSIDGQAAVILEAQALAGIDSETITYIEAHGTGTPLGDPIEAAALKEAFSASTQKKEFCAIGSVKTNVGHLDTAAGVAGLIKTVLALKHQQIPPSLHFESPNPKIDFSNSPFYVNTQLSPWEANGTPRRAGVSSFGIGGTNAHVILEEAPAIEPSGPSRPWQLLLLSAKTSSALETATANLAQYLHSELQLADVAYTLSMGRRAFDHRRIVVCQDIDSATEALKNLEPEQVGTHFQEPGERPVVFLFSGQGVQYVNMAQELYRCEATFAESVDRCCDLLEPHLGYDLRTTVLYPPAEQVEAATEQLQQTAITQPALFVIEYALAQLWQAWGVRPRAMMGHSIGEYVAATLAGVLSLEDALALVAARGQLMQGLPSGSMLAVPLPEAEVTPLLPNSLSLAVINGPAACVVSGETTAIESFERQLAAQGIDSRRLHTSHAFHSPMMEPILDTFIQRVKQVCLSAPQIPYLSNVTGTWITSKEATDPVYWARHLRHPVRWASGLAVLLQDPTQILLEVGPGRSLTTLAKRHPAKAAEQVVQSSVRHPKEPGSDVAFLLKALGQLWLAGGEVDWSGFYAHEQRHRLPLPTYPFERQRYWIDPPKPGEGADRFTPVSLKKHSDIADWFYVPGWKQSVLSSPMPSAASNSSLSSTVVFLDDCGVGEQLVKKLRAQIQPVITVKRGAEFAHPSENLYTLNPGQKDDYDVLLKDLLTHHQPAKIIHLWNITTASEAETGLTGTQEAQATGFYSLLFLAQALGKQNLNEGLELTVVSNGLQSVTGEESLVPAKATLLGPVKVIPQEYPSISCCSIDVVLPAGGSWQQAKLIDQLLTELERPISERVVAYRGHNRWVQTFDPVRFEPLPLEASMTETLRLRTGGVYLITGGLGNIGLVLAQSLAATVQAKLVLTGRSAFPAKEEWGSWLATHEETDRISSKIRKLQDLEALGAEVQVLSADVVDLGQMTAVIAQTQQQFGALHGVIHAAGTVGGKSFGPIDKANKIACEQQFQAKVYGLLVLEKALQDKELDFCVLMSSLSSVLGGLGYVAYGAANRFMDAFTAHQKQINSTIPWLSVNWDAWQVEEPSQQTGLNQTSLAEFAFTLEEGTQAFERILLRGEFHHQIVVATFPLQLRLKKWIDPISMGERIANQKSSRYPRPELSNAFVAPRNEIEQKLANVWQQVLGVDQVGVYDNFFELGGDSLIGVQLISRLRQELQIEIPIDHLFQSPCIAALALIIEEVIIGELEKLTEEETQILLQDVSEK, encoded by the coding sequence ATGAGCAAGCCGCATTCGTCAAATCCTCTAAATGATATAGAAGTAGCCATTATTGGTATGTCTTGCCGTTTCCCAGGGGCAGAAAATATCGAGGTGTTTTGGCGGAATTTGCGCAATGGTGTAGAGTCAATTAGCTTCTTCGAAGATAGTGAGCTTCTCGCTGCAGGGGTAGCCCCTGGTTTGATCAAGGATCCTCATTACGTCAAGGCCCACAGTGTTCTTACAGGCATTGATCGGTTTGATGCTGCCTTTTTCGACCTCAGTGCTAGCGAAGCAGAAATGACTGATCCGCAACAACGTCTTTTCTTAGAGCATGCATGGGAAGTCGTTGAAAAGGCCGGTTATAACTCTGAAACCTATGAGGGTTCTATCGGTGTTTATGCAGGTGTTGGCATGAACACGTATTTACCTAATAATATCTATCCAACTCTTGCTTCTGAAGCTGCCATCATTGGCTACCAACTGATGCTTGGTAACGATAAGGATTTCTTGTCTACCCGCATTTCTTACAAACTGGATTTAAAAGGGCCAAGTCTCACGGTTCAAACGGCCTGTTCTACTTCATTAGTTGCTGTTCACCTGGCTTGTCAGAGTTTGCTGAATGGTGAATGTGACATAGCTCTGGCGGGGGGTGTGTCAATCCACCTACCGCAGAAGGCTGGATATTTATATCAGGAGGGTATGATTATGTCTCCTGATGGTCATTGTCGTGCCTTTGACGCTCAATCCCAAGGAACAATTGGCGGTAATGGGTTAGGCATTGTAGTGCTCAAACGATTAGAAGATGCCCTAGCCGATGGCGATCATATTGAAGCCGTCATTAAAGGCTCAGCTATCAATAACGATGGTGCTTTGAAAGTGGGCTATACAGCTCCCAGCATTGATGGTCAAGCCGCTGTGATTTTGGAGGCTCAAGCCTTAGCGGGTATAGACTCTGAAACCATTACTTATATCGAAGCTCATGGCACGGGAACACCACTGGGCGATCCGATTGAAGCTGCCGCCCTCAAAGAAGCTTTTTCTGCCAGTACTCAGAAAAAGGAGTTTTGTGCCATTGGTTCGGTCAAAACTAATGTGGGACATCTTGATACCGCAGCTGGTGTTGCTGGTCTAATCAAAACTGTGCTGGCGTTGAAGCACCAACAAATCCCCCCTAGTCTCCACTTTGAATCGCCTAATCCCAAAATCGATTTTTCCAACAGTCCCTTTTACGTCAATACTCAGCTTTCACCCTGGGAGGCTAACGGGACGCCGCGTCGGGCTGGGGTGAGTTCTTTTGGTATCGGTGGCACCAATGCCCATGTGATCCTCGAAGAAGCCCCGGCAATCGAGCCTTCTGGCCCCTCTCGTCCCTGGCAACTACTTCTGCTCTCGGCCAAAACCAGCTCAGCCCTTGAGACGGCTACGGCGAATTTGGCCCAATACTTGCATAGTGAGCTGCAATTGGCGGATGTGGCGTACACCTTGAGCATGGGGCGGCGTGCCTTCGACCATCGTCGCATAGTGGTTTGCCAGGACATTGATTCAGCGACTGAGGCGCTGAAGAACTTGGAACCAGAGCAGGTGGGGACGCACTTTCAAGAGCCTGGGGAACGGCCCGTAGTGTTTTTATTCTCGGGGCAGGGAGTTCAGTACGTAAACATGGCCCAAGAGCTCTATCGCTGTGAGGCCACCTTTGCTGAATCAGTTGATCGCTGCTGTGACCTCCTCGAACCGCACCTAGGCTACGATCTGCGCACCACAGTCCTCTATCCTCCTGCAGAGCAGGTAGAAGCGGCTACTGAGCAGCTGCAGCAGACAGCGATAACCCAACCGGCGCTGTTTGTCATTGAGTATGCCTTGGCCCAACTCTGGCAGGCATGGGGGGTGCGTCCGCGTGCCATGATGGGTCACAGCATTGGCGAATATGTCGCCGCGACGCTAGCGGGTGTCTTGTCTTTAGAAGATGCCTTAGCACTGGTCGCGGCTCGCGGCCAGCTGATGCAGGGATTGCCCTCTGGGAGCATGCTCGCAGTGCCCCTGCCCGAAGCCGAGGTGACTCCACTACTCCCCAACAGCCTCTCGCTGGCGGTCATCAACGGTCCTGCCGCTTGTGTGGTGTCGGGAGAAACGACCGCCATTGAGTCTTTCGAGCGTCAGTTGGCAGCCCAAGGGATTGATAGTCGCCGTTTACACACCTCCCATGCGTTCCATTCCCCGATGATGGAACCGATACTCGATACGTTCATCCAAAGGGTGAAGCAAGTGTGCCTGAGTGCGCCTCAAATTCCCTACCTCTCCAATGTCACAGGCACTTGGATTACCTCGAAGGAGGCCACTGACCCGGTATATTGGGCGAGACATCTCCGGCACCCGGTGCGTTGGGCGTCGGGGTTGGCGGTGTTGTTGCAAGACCCGACGCAGATTCTGTTGGAGGTCGGCCCGGGACGGAGCTTAACGACCTTAGCGAAACGGCACCCCGCGAAAGCGGCGGAGCAGGTCGTGCAGTCTTCGGTACGACATCCCAAGGAACCGGGTTCGGATGTGGCCTTTTTGCTGAAGGCGTTGGGTCAGTTATGGTTAGCGGGGGGCGAAGTGGATTGGTCGGGTTTTTACGCGCACGAGCAACGTCATCGTTTGCCGTTGCCCACCTATCCCTTTGAGCGCCAGCGTTATTGGATTGATCCACCTAAACCAGGAGAAGGTGCAGATCGCTTCACCCCCGTTTCCTTGAAAAAGCATTCGGATATTGCGGATTGGTTCTATGTGCCTGGCTGGAAACAATCGGTTCTTTCCAGCCCCATGCCATCAGCTGCATCGAATTCGTCTCTGTCTTCTACAGTGGTGTTTCTGGATGACTGTGGCGTCGGGGAACAGTTGGTCAAGAAGCTACGAGCGCAAATCCAACCTGTGATTACGGTCAAAAGAGGGGCCGAGTTTGCTCACCCGAGTGAGAATTTATATACCCTCAATCCGGGCCAAAAGGATGACTATGACGTCTTACTCAAGGACCTACTAACCCATCATCAGCCAGCCAAGATTATCCATTTGTGGAATATCACGACTGCCAGTGAGGCTGAAACCGGACTAACTGGCACGCAGGAAGCGCAAGCAACCGGATTCTACAGTTTGTTGTTTCTGGCTCAAGCCTTGGGAAAGCAGAATCTGAATGAAGGGTTAGAGCTGACGGTGGTCTCGAACGGCTTGCAGTCGGTGACGGGCGAAGAAAGCCTGGTACCAGCTAAGGCGACGCTCTTAGGCCCTGTCAAAGTCATCCCCCAAGAATACCCCTCTATCAGTTGCTGCAGTATTGATGTGGTGCTTCCTGCAGGCGGCAGCTGGCAGCAAGCGAAACTGATTGATCAACTCCTGACCGAGCTGGAGCGCCCGATTTCTGAGCGGGTAGTTGCTTACCGGGGGCATAACCGCTGGGTGCAAACGTTTGATCCAGTACGTTTTGAGCCCCTGCCTTTAGAGGCATCGATGACAGAAACCTTGCGCTTAAGGACTGGGGGCGTTTATTTGATTACTGGGGGACTTGGCAATATTGGGCTGGTCTTGGCGCAGTCCCTAGCTGCAACTGTTCAAGCTAAATTAGTGCTGACTGGACGTTCGGCTTTTCCGGCAAAAGAGGAGTGGGGTAGCTGGCTAGCCACGCATGAGGAAACTGATCGCATCAGTAGCAAGATTCGCAAACTCCAAGACCTGGAGGCGCTCGGTGCGGAGGTGCAGGTGTTGAGTGCTGATGTGGTAGACCTCGGACAAATGACAGCCGTGATCGCACAGACACAGCAGCAATTTGGAGCACTTCATGGGGTTATCCACGCTGCTGGAACTGTTGGAGGTAAATCCTTTGGGCCGATTGATAAGGCCAATAAAATTGCGTGTGAGCAACAATTTCAGGCCAAAGTCTATGGCCTTTTAGTGTTAGAAAAGGCCCTGCAAGATAAAGAACTTGATTTTTGTGTATTGATGTCTTCTTTATCCTCAGTTTTAGGCGGTCTGGGATATGTCGCTTATGGAGCAGCCAATCGCTTTATGGATGCGTTCACGGCTCACCAAAAACAGATAAACTCTACCATCCCCTGGCTGAGTGTTAATTGGGATGCCTGGCAGGTAGAAGAACCCAGCCAGCAAACTGGATTAAACCAGACTAGTTTGGCTGAATTTGCTTTCACACTGGAAGAAGGAACTCAGGCATTTGAACGCATTTTATTGAGAGGCGAGTTCCATCATCAAATAGTGGTTGCAACGTTCCCGTTGCAACTCAGGCTCAAAAAATGGATTGATCCGATATCCATGGGCGAGAGGATTGCCAACCAAAAATCTTCACGTTATCCCAGGCCAGAATTATCGAATGCTTTTGTTGCTCCGAGGAATGAAATTGAGCAAAAGCTAGCTAATGTTTGGCAACAGGTACTCGGTGTAGATCAAGTAGGGGTCTATGACAACTTTTTTGAACTGGGAGGGGATTCCTTGATCGGAGTTCAGCTAATTTCTCGCCTTAGGCAAGAATTACAAATAGAGATACCCATAGATCACCTCTTTCAATCACCTTGCATCGCTGCATTAGCTCTGATCATCGAAGAAGTTATTATCGGAGAATTAGAAAAATTGACTGAAGAAGAAACTCAAATCCTTTTACAAGATGTTTCTGAGAAATAA
- a CDS encoding amino acid adenylation domain-containing protein, with product MKQSVDEFLFEISELGVKLRIENGSLRCHVPKNILTSNLRNQIAERKPEIIEFLQRADFASRSRAELILLIPRHTHLPLSFAQQRLWFLQQLEPDNPFYNEHLAVQLTGTLNVVALEQSVNQIVQRHEVLRTTFKVLDGQPVQIIAPQLTLAIPLVDLSELSEAEQQKEAYRLATEQNQRPFDLVQGPLLRWTLLRLSQDNHVLLFTIHHTVYDTWSLGVIIRELSDLYQAFLTGKSSSLPELPIQYADFAVWQRQELQGENLKSQLAYWKRQLANAPPLLQLPTDHPRPAVPTYRGAGQSFRLSKHLTQALKALSHKAEATLFMTLLAAFKVLLYRYAGQTDIIVGSPIANRTQAEVEGLIGFFVNTLVLRTDLAGNPTFEELLGRVREGTIGAYANQDLPFEKLVEELQPERSINHNPLFQVSFALQNIPQAQRFELPELTLTPFPVESTRAVLDLRLDIVETDVGLEGSWEYNTDLFDAARVRRMKGHFQTLLEAIAVDPQQRIDQLPLLTEAERHQLLREWNQTQTPYPQDVCIHQLFEAQVEKTPDAVAIVFEKQQLTYRELNQQANQLAHYLRQRNVQPETLVGICLERAIAMMIAVLGVLKAGGAYVPLDPAYPPERLAYMLADSQMSVLLTSKKLGQQLPNHQANRVELDSDWELILSQSKENLAVECKPENLAYVIYTSGSTGKPKGVLVAHRGLCNLAKEQIRRFHVQPGSRVLQFASLSFDASIWEIVMALGSGATLCLGTSASFLPGQALMKLLRDQAITHVTLPPTALAVLPAEELPALRTIIVAGEACAPELIAAWSQHRRFFNAYGPTEATVCATVYECTDASQKPPIGRPIANTQIYLLDAAGQLVPIGVPGELHIGSVGLARGYLNRPDLTAERFVPNPFVEVGIRKSEVGIRSSEVGKQEIEDRSQEIGADETKNEEYRAMPFPQGRTKNEERRIKKQHPRTKNKQLITNNEQAILYKTGDLCCYLPNGDIKFLGRIDHQVKIRGFRIELEEIEAALLQHPAIHEVIVFVREDHPGDQRIVAYLVFNQEQVPTINQLQGFVREKLPNYMVPSAFVVLDAIPLTPNGKVDRGALPAPESRPQLAETYVLPQTETERIIAAVWQEILQLEKVGINDNFFNVGGHSLLLVKIQARLNDIFEQELSIVEFFKYPTVRSLAKHLSQQQNEQPYAQKGLARAEARNVRNASLMKKRQFRQQYRSTHKSKGKAK from the coding sequence ATGAAACAATCTGTTGATGAATTTTTATTCGAAATTAGCGAACTGGGTGTAAAGTTGCGGATCGAGAACGGTAGTTTGCGGTGTCATGTGCCTAAAAATATATTGACCTCCAACCTACGGAATCAGATAGCTGAGCGCAAACCAGAAATCATCGAATTTCTGCAAAGAGCAGATTTTGCTTCTCGTTCTAGGGCTGAATTGATTCTGCTGATTCCACGTCATACCCATTTACCCCTCTCATTTGCGCAGCAGCGGTTGTGGTTTCTCCAACAGTTGGAACCTGATAACCCTTTTTATAATGAACATCTAGCTGTACAGCTAACAGGCACTCTGAACGTGGTGGCACTGGAGCAAAGTGTTAACCAAATAGTGCAGCGTCATGAAGTTCTGCGGACGACTTTCAAGGTGCTGGATGGGCAACCTGTACAGATCATTGCCCCTCAGCTGACTTTGGCAATCCCCCTGGTAGACCTAAGCGAACTGTCAGAAGCAGAGCAGCAAAAAGAGGCTTACCGACTGGCAACTGAGCAGAATCAACGCCCCTTTGACTTGGTTCAAGGTCCCTTATTGCGCTGGACGCTGCTGCGGCTGAGTCAAGACAATCATGTCCTGCTATTTACCATTCACCATACGGTCTACGATACCTGGTCACTGGGTGTCATCATTCGTGAGCTGTCTGACCTTTACCAAGCCTTCTTGACCGGCAAATCTTCATCGCTGCCGGAGCTACCCATCCAATATGCTGATTTCGCGGTTTGGCAACGGCAAGAATTGCAAGGAGAAAACCTCAAGTCGCAATTGGCTTACTGGAAACGGCAGTTGGCTAATGCGCCGCCTCTGCTGCAACTCCCGACCGATCATCCTCGCCCTGCTGTTCCGACTTACCGAGGGGCAGGACAATCCTTCCGGTTGTCCAAGCACTTGACTCAAGCTCTGAAAGCATTGAGTCATAAAGCTGAGGCGACGCTGTTTATGACCTTGTTGGCAGCCTTTAAGGTTTTGCTCTACCGCTACGCTGGGCAAACCGATATCATTGTTGGCTCCCCTATTGCTAACCGTACACAGGCTGAAGTTGAAGGACTGATTGGCTTTTTTGTCAACACCTTAGTCCTGCGCACAGATCTTGCTGGCAACCCGACCTTTGAGGAGCTCCTCGGTCGAGTCCGGGAAGGAACGATAGGAGCCTATGCGAATCAGGATCTACCCTTTGAAAAACTTGTGGAGGAACTGCAGCCGGAACGGAGTATCAACCATAACCCACTCTTCCAAGTGTCGTTTGCCCTGCAAAATATACCGCAAGCACAACGATTTGAATTGCCGGAATTAACCCTGACACCGTTTCCGGTTGAAAGCACAAGAGCGGTGCTTGATTTGCGGTTGGACATTGTGGAAACGGATGTGGGATTGGAGGGTTCCTGGGAATACAATACCGACTTGTTTGATGCGGCCAGGGTTCGCCGGATGAAGGGGCACTTCCAAACCTTGCTGGAGGCGATCGCGGTTGATCCCCAACAGCGAATCGATCAATTACCCCTGCTAACTGAAGCTGAACGACATCAGCTATTGCGGGAATGGAATCAAACGCAGACACCGTATCCTCAGGATGTTTGTATCCATCAATTGTTTGAGGCTCAGGTAGAGAAGACGCCTGATGCTGTGGCGATCGTATTTGAAAAGCAGCAGCTCACCTATCGGGAACTCAATCAACAAGCTAATCAGTTAGCCCATTATCTGCGCCAGCGAAATGTCCAACCAGAGACATTGGTGGGCATCTGTCTGGAGCGAGCGATCGCGATGATGATTGCTGTGCTGGGGGTTCTCAAGGCCGGTGGAGCCTATGTTCCCTTAGACCCCGCCTATCCCCCAGAGCGCCTAGCGTACATGTTGGCCGATTCACAAATGTCGGTGCTATTGACGAGTAAGAAGTTAGGTCAACAGCTACCTAACCATCAAGCCAATAGGGTTGAGTTGGATAGCGACTGGGAACTGATTCTTTCACAAAGTAAAGAAAACCTTGCTGTTGAGTGTAAACCCGAGAACCTGGCTTATGTCATTTATACTTCTGGGTCTACAGGCAAACCGAAGGGTGTTTTAGTCGCTCATCGAGGATTATGCAACTTAGCCAAGGAGCAAATTCGACGCTTTCATGTCCAACCCGGCAGTCGAGTGCTCCAATTCGCTTCCCTCAGCTTTGACGCCTCAATTTGGGAGATTGTTATGGCGCTTGGTTCGGGGGCGACCCTGTGTTTGGGAACATCAGCGTCCTTCCTCCCAGGCCAGGCTTTAATGAAGTTGTTGCGTGACCAAGCGATAACGCATGTCACACTGCCTCCGACAGCCCTTGCTGTTCTGCCTGCAGAAGAATTACCAGCCTTACGCACTATCATTGTTGCCGGCGAAGCTTGTGCCCCAGAACTAATAGCAGCATGGTCTCAGCATCGTCGTTTCTTCAATGCCTACGGACCGACTGAAGCGACTGTTTGTGCCACCGTTTATGAATGCACAGATGCGAGTCAAAAACCACCGATTGGCCGCCCTATTGCGAATACCCAAATCTATCTCCTTGATGCTGCCGGACAGCTAGTTCCTATCGGTGTACCCGGTGAATTACATATCGGCAGTGTGGGGCTAGCACGAGGCTATCTAAATCGACCTGATCTGACGGCAGAGCGGTTTGTGCCAAATCCGTTTGTCGAAGTCGGAATTCGGAAGTCAGAAGTCGGAATTCGGAGTTCGGAAGTCGGAAAGCAGGAGATAGAAGATAGGAGTCAGGAGATAGGAGCTGACGAAACCAAGAACGAAGAATATAGAGCTATGCCCTTCCCACAGGGTAGAACGAAGAACGAAGAACGAAGAATAAAGAAGCAACACCCAAGAACCAAGAACAAACAACTAATAACCAATAACGAACAAGCAATTCTCTACAAAACGGGAGACTTGTGTTGCTATTTACCTAACGGAGACATCAAATTCTTAGGGCGGATTGATCATCAGGTCAAGATTCGTGGTTTTCGTATTGAATTAGAAGAGATTGAAGCCGCTTTGCTTCAACACCCGGCAATACATGAGGTCATTGTTTTTGTTCGGGAAGATCATCCAGGCGATCAGCGAATCGTTGCATATTTGGTTTTCAACCAAGAACAGGTTCCTACCATCAATCAATTACAAGGCTTTGTTCGGGAGAAGCTACCTAACTATATGGTTCCTTCAGCTTTTGTGGTGTTGGATGCGATTCCCCTAACACCCAATGGCAAAGTAGACCGAGGGGCCCTACCCGCACCAGAAAGTCGTCCACAATTAGCAGAAACTTATGTCCTACCTCAAACAGAAACAGAAAGAATTATTGCTGCTGTTTGGCAAGAGATACTGCAATTAGAAAAAGTCGGTATTAATGACAATTTCTTTAACGTTGGAGGTCATTCATTACTTCTGGTCAAGATTCAGGCAAGATTAAACGATATCTTTGAACAAGAACTATCAATTGTTGAATTTTTCAAATATCCAACTGTACGATCCTTGGCTAAACATTTGAGTCAGCAGCAAAATGAACAACCTTATGCTCAGAAAGGTTTAGCTCGTGCTGAAGCTCGTAATGTTCGTAACGCTTCCTTGATGAAAAAAAGGCAATTCAGACAACAATATCGATCAACACATAAAAGCAAAGGTAAAGCTAAATGA